A genomic segment from Bacillus cereus G9842 encodes:
- a CDS encoding pyrimidine-nucleoside phosphorylase encodes MRMVDIIAKKRDGKELTTEEIKFFINGYTDGSIPDYQVSALAMAIFFKDMTDRERADLTMAMVESGETIDLSAIEGIKVDKHSTGGVGDTTTLVLGPLVAALDVPVAKMSGRGLGHTGGTIDKLEAVEGFHVEITKEQFIDIVNRDKVAVIGQTGNLTPADKKIYALRDVTGTVNSIPLIASSIMSKKIAAGADAIVLDVKTGAGAFMKTEEDAKELAHAMVRIGNNVGRQTMAVISDMSQPLGFAIGNALEVKEAIDTLKGEGPEDLTELVLVLGSQMVVLAKKANTLEEAREMLIEVMKNGKATEKFKEFLSNQGGDSSIVDNPEKMPQAKYVIDVPAKTSGVISNIVADEIGIAAMLLGAGRATKEDEIDLAVGLMLRKKVGDAVKEGEPFVTIYANRENVEDVKAKIYENISIAETAVAPKLVHTVITD; translated from the coding sequence ATGAGAATGGTAGATATTATCGCAAAAAAACGTGACGGCAAAGAACTAACGACTGAAGAAATCAAATTCTTTATTAATGGATATACAGACGGAAGTATTCCTGATTATCAAGTGAGTGCGCTTGCAATGGCAATCTTCTTTAAAGATATGACAGATCGCGAACGTGCAGATTTAACGATGGCGATGGTTGAGTCTGGAGAAACGATCGACTTATCAGCAATTGAAGGAATTAAAGTAGACAAACATTCAACTGGCGGTGTTGGTGATACAACAACTTTAGTATTAGGACCATTAGTTGCTGCTTTAGATGTACCAGTAGCAAAAATGTCTGGTCGTGGTTTAGGACATACAGGCGGAACAATTGATAAATTAGAAGCGGTAGAAGGATTCCACGTTGAAATTACGAAAGAACAATTCATTGATATTGTAAACCGTGACAAAGTAGCTGTTATTGGACAAACAGGAAACTTAACACCTGCAGATAAAAAGATTTATGCATTACGCGACGTAACAGGAACTGTTAACTCAATTCCTTTAATCGCAAGTTCAATTATGAGTAAAAAAATTGCAGCTGGTGCTGACGCAATTGTACTTGATGTAAAAACAGGTGCTGGTGCATTTATGAAAACAGAAGAAGATGCAAAAGAATTAGCACATGCAATGGTACGTATCGGAAATAATGTAGGACGTCAAACTATGGCTGTTATTTCGGACATGTCACAACCGCTTGGTTTTGCGATTGGTAACGCTCTAGAAGTAAAAGAAGCGATTGACACGTTAAAAGGTGAAGGTCCAGAAGATTTAACAGAATTAGTACTTGTATTAGGTAGCCAAATGGTCGTACTTGCGAAAAAAGCAAATACGTTAGAAGAAGCTCGTGAAATGCTAATTGAAGTGATGAAAAACGGAAAAGCAACTGAGAAATTTAAAGAGTTCTTAAGCAATCAAGGCGGAGATAGCTCAATTGTAGACAATCCAGAAAAAATGCCACAAGCGAAGTATGTAATTGATGTACCTGCAAAAACTTCAGGTGTTATTTCTAACATTGTTGCAGATGAGATTGGTATTGCAGCTATGTTACTTGGTGCAGGTCGTGCAACGAAGGAAGATGAAATCGATTTAGCAGTAGGATTAATGTTACGTAAAAAAGTTGGCGATGCAGTAAAAGAAGGCGAGCCATTCGTAACAATCTACGCAAATCGTGAAAATGTAGAAGATGTAAAAGCAAAAATTTATGAGAACATCTCTATCGCTGAAACAGCAGTGGCTCCTAAATTAGTTCATACAGTTATTACTGACTAA
- a CDS encoding T7SS effector LXG polymorphic toxin — MSLNMYLGEVQSQTQSMNAVCTATIQGMEQAIQSIDAFTSDTVLQGQTYDSAKAFFAETFRPLAQGIIYLCEELIRQNDAFPSQFQSQVAQADVIEQEILEQIREIDRMKASMEAITQTMPIPGIDAMANLFTVMRKKLQEKLDHLHEFNQTSSNNYATAIQLATSIATGLAEVQSGKGFSPASGIFSTQGLNMEWTTSIQAITEDRNRQADNSIEEGAMCGKISPKSDFEKAWEREKKDLSDAWTGISTGFVDGAVDAWEGFVALGDKETWLNMRDAIINYKETLPAAWNTLSDSFINDFWNGDMESREHYAAYGVASLLTGFIGDKGLSKAGQAGKLAIAGNLAKGKSFMTNSAAYRNVLTDFKLNTGNRLAYADVGGSSIKYELGGAYQEAKDLLNQFAVSKEEYKDLRKRTPNNRIRKSVNTDVPKIDPVYGYEVEKLEADHIVSMKEITDMEGFDLLPREQQIEVLNMDVNFVGLGKPTNASKNAKDWSTWPGHPKYGKVPEIIRLEMLEREAVAREALKKSIKERLQPIENNS; from the coding sequence ATGAGTTTAAATATGTATTTGGGAGAAGTACAAAGCCAAACTCAAAGCATGAATGCTGTATGTACAGCTACCATTCAAGGTATGGAACAAGCCATTCAATCGATTGATGCTTTTACAAGTGATACCGTTCTACAAGGGCAAACTTACGATAGTGCAAAAGCATTTTTCGCAGAAACCTTTCGCCCTTTAGCACAAGGAATCATATACTTATGTGAAGAATTAATCCGTCAGAACGATGCATTTCCAAGTCAATTTCAATCACAAGTAGCTCAGGCAGATGTAATTGAACAAGAAATATTAGAACAAATTCGAGAGATTGACCGAATGAAAGCAAGTATGGAAGCCATTACTCAAACTATGCCAATACCAGGTATAGACGCTATGGCAAATCTTTTTACTGTCATGAGGAAAAAACTTCAAGAAAAGTTAGACCATCTACATGAATTTAATCAAACGTCTAGCAATAACTATGCTACAGCAATTCAATTAGCTACTAGTATTGCTACAGGTCTTGCAGAAGTACAAAGTGGAAAAGGTTTTAGTCCTGCAAGTGGTATATTTAGTACACAAGGATTGAATATGGAGTGGACGACTTCTATCCAGGCGATTACAGAAGATAGGAATCGTCAGGCTGATAATTCAATTGAAGAAGGTGCAATGTGCGGTAAAATTTCGCCTAAATCTGACTTCGAAAAGGCTTGGGAAAGAGAGAAAAAGGATCTAAGTGATGCATGGACTGGTATTTCTACAGGTTTTGTAGATGGTGCTGTAGATGCATGGGAAGGATTCGTAGCTTTAGGCGATAAAGAAACGTGGTTAAACATGCGAGATGCAATTATTAATTATAAAGAAACACTTCCTGCTGCATGGAATACTTTATCAGATTCATTCATTAATGATTTCTGGAACGGAGATATGGAAAGTAGAGAGCACTATGCTGCCTATGGTGTAGCATCATTATTAACAGGTTTTATTGGTGATAAAGGTCTTAGTAAAGCAGGACAAGCAGGGAAGTTAGCAATCGCTGGCAACCTAGCAAAAGGAAAGTCGTTTATGACTAATTCTGCTGCATATAGAAATGTATTAACTGATTTTAAGTTGAACACTGGAAACCGTTTGGCTTATGCTGATGTTGGAGGAAGTTCTATAAAATATGAACTTGGTGGGGCATACCAAGAAGCGAAAGACTTATTAAATCAATTTGCGGTTTCAAAAGAGGAATATAAAGATTTAAGAAAGAGAACACCCAATAATAGGATAAGAAAAAGCGTAAATACAGATGTACCCAAAATTGACCCTGTATATGGTTATGAAGTGGAAAAACTTGAAGCTGACCACATTGTTTCAATGAAAGAAATAACGGACATGGAAGGTTTTGACCTATTACCGAGAGAACAACAAATAGAAGTGCTTAATATGGATGTAAACTTTGTTGGACTTGGAAAACCAACAAATGCTTCTAAGAATGCAAAAGATTGGAGTACATGGCCGGGGCACCCTAAATACGGTAAGGTTCCGGAAATTATAAGACTAGAAATGTTAGAACGTGAAGCAGTGGCTAGAGAAGCTTTGAAAAAATCAATAAAAGAGAGGTTACAACCCATTGAAAACAATAGTTAA
- a CDS encoding cytidine deaminase, whose product MDKKKYIEEANKMLSKAYIPYSKFPVGAALVTKEGKIYTGCNIENASYGLCNCAERTAIFKAVSEGERDFSYLVITGETDGPISPCGACRQVIAEFCDPKMPVLLTNVKGDEKEVTVEQLLPGAFTIDDLK is encoded by the coding sequence ATGGATAAGAAAAAATATATTGAAGAAGCAAACAAGATGTTATCGAAAGCGTATATTCCGTATTCTAAATTTCCTGTTGGCGCAGCGTTAGTTACGAAAGAAGGGAAAATCTATACTGGTTGTAATATAGAAAATGCTTCTTATGGTTTATGTAACTGTGCAGAAAGAACAGCAATATTTAAAGCGGTATCAGAAGGGGAGCGCGATTTTAGTTACTTAGTTATTACAGGAGAAACTGATGGACCGATTTCACCATGTGGTGCGTGTAGACAAGTAATTGCTGAATTCTGTGATCCGAAAATGCCTGTATTATTAACGAATGTAAAAGGTGATGAAAAAGAAGTGACTGTTGAGCAATTACTTCCAGGTGCTTTCACAATTGACGATTTAAAATAA
- a CDS encoding IS3 family transposase (programmed frameshift), whose amino-acid sequence MKTRVHYPEEIKWKVIEMKKDGYSNRTIMEKFGIKNVSQIKTWMKWYRTSQTYRFQQPVGKQYSYGKGPKELNELEQLRLENKPVKNKITDRGKVSGNRKELNLETVVTLWTDFKTKLTVKELCNVLELPRSTFYRWLQRTVDLRDEIEEKIKDVCLRHKLRYGYRRVTATLRKMGLCVNHKKVLRIMRQNQILSKVRRKKKKYISGAEPVVAPHRLERQFDASAPNEKWFTDVTYLLFGERTLYVSTIMDAFNREIISYVISESQALPLAMKTLKQAMRGRKVKDVLLHSDQGSIYTAKEFQAYAKENGIITSMSRRGNCHDNAVMESFFGHLKSEAFYSQEITKVSNTTVRKIVLEYIHYYNCVRIQEKLNHLSPKEFREQVV is encoded by the exons TTGAAGACAAGAGTTCATTACCCAGAAGAAATAAAGTGGAAAGTGATTGAAATGAAAAAGGATGGATATTCCAATCGGACCATTATGGAGAAGTTTGGAATTAAAAATGTTTCCCAAATTAAGACATGGATGAAGTGGTATCGTACCAGTCAAACGTACCGTTTTCAACAACCTGTAGGAAAGCAATATTCTTATGGAAAAGGGCCAAAAGAGTTAAATGAATTGGAACAGCTACGGTTAGAAAATAAAC CAGTTAAAAACAAAATTACTGATAGGGGGAAAGTATCTGGAAATCGAAAGGAGTTGAACCTGGAAACTGTAGTTACTTTATGGACCGATTTCAAAACAAAACTAACGGTAAAAGAATTGTGTAATGTATTAGAATTACCCCGGTCTACATTTTATCGTTGGTTACAACGAACAGTGGACCTAAGAGATGAGATAGAAGAGAAAATAAAGGATGTTTGTCTTCGGCATAAATTACGATATGGATATCGAAGAGTGACCGCAACTCTTCGGAAAATGGGACTGTGTGTGAATCATAAAAAAGTATTACGAATCATGAGACAAAATCAGATTCTCTCAAAAGTTCGTCGAAAGAAAAAGAAATATATCAGTGGTGCGGAGCCAGTAGTAGCCCCTCATCGATTGGAACGCCAATTCGATGCATCCGCACCAAATGAAAAGTGGTTTACGGATGTGACGTATCTATTATTTGGAGAGCGTACCTTGTATGTATCAACGATTATGGATGCCTTTAATCGTGAAATTATTAGTTATGTCATCAGCGAGTCCCAAGCACTGCCATTAGCAATGAAGACATTAAAACAAGCAATGAGAGGGCGAAAAGTAAAAGATGTCCTTCTTCACTCAGATCAAGGAAGTATTTATACAGCGAAGGAATTTCAAGCATATGCCAAAGAAAATGGCATTATCACCAGCATGTCCCGGAGAGGAAATTGCCATGATAATGCCGTCATGGAAAGCTTCTTTGGTCATTTGAAAAGTGAAGCCTTCTATTCACAAGAGATAACAAAAGTATCCAACACAACTGTGCGAAAGATTGTGCTAGAATACATTCATTACTACAATTGTGTGCGAATTCAAGAAAAATTAAACCACCTATCCCCTAAAGAATTTAGGGAACAAGTGGTTTAG
- a CDS encoding TIGR04197 family type VII secretion effector: MGQFQSNFQSATQIATQMRAASDTIQSATNRSIKKATRTTLSVNSKAQEANQQVLDLTKQFSTAFQQAVDNIHSVAKEFERMDHELHNTFR; the protein is encoded by the coding sequence ATGGGACAATTTCAAAGTAATTTTCAAAGCGCTACACAAATCGCAACGCAAATGAGGGCAGCTTCAGATACAATCCAAAGCGCAACAAATCGTTCTATAAAAAAGGCGACACGTACTACGCTTTCAGTTAATTCAAAAGCACAAGAAGCGAACCAACAAGTTTTAGATTTGACGAAACAATTTTCCACCGCCTTTCAACAAGCGGTCGATAATATTCATTCGGTAGCCAAAGAGTTTGAGAGAATGGATCACGAGCTTCACAATACTTTCCGCTAA